The Nocardioides houyundeii genome includes the window CCTCGCCGCGGCCCGCGCGGTGGCCGGGGAGGGGCGGGTCGTCGTGGCGTTCCAGCCGCACCTGGTCTCGCGCACCCGCATCTTCGGCACGGCCATGGGCCAGGCCCTGGCCGCGGCCGACGAGGTCGTCGTGATGGACGTCTACCTGGCCCGCGAGGACCCCGATCCGGCCGTCTCGGGCGCCCTGGTGGCGCAGGCGTGCCCGTTGCCGGCCGGCCGAGTGGTCTTCGAACCCGACTTCGACGCCGTCCCGGCCGAGCTGGTACGCCGGGCGGCGCCCGGCGACCTGGTCCTCACCCTCGGCGCCGGCACCGTCACCCAGGTCGGGCCCCGCGTGCTCGCGCTGCTCGCGGCTCGCGACAGCTGATGACCTGGCGTCCGCGCCCGCTGGGGCAGGTCGAGGCCGCCGAGCGCACCCGACGGCGCTTCGCCCGCCGCCAGCGGCTGCGGCGCTGGCAGGTGTGGCGTCGGGTGCTGGTCGCGGTGCTGGTCCTGGTGCTGATCGGCACGGGTGTCTGGCTCGCCTACTTCTCCTCCGTGCTGGCGGTCGCGGGGGTGGCGGTGCACGGTGCCGACCAGGTCTCCGCGGCGCAGGTGCGGCAGGCCGCCGCCGTCCCCGCGCACACCCCGCTGCTCCGGGTGGACCTGGACTCGGTGAGGCGGCGGGTGGAGGGACTCGCGGCCGTCCGCTCCGCGCGCGTCACGCGACAGTGGCCCGACGAGATCCTGGTGTCCGTCCAGGAGCGCGCGGCCGTGGCCGTGGTCGACCTGGGCGGCTCGTGGCGCGGCATGGACTCCGAGGGGGTCGTCTTCCGTGAGTACGACCAGGCGCCGGCGACGCTGCCCCGGGTGCGGGTCGTCGGGGACGCCGGCCGGGACGCGCTGCGCGAGGCCGCGCAGGTCGTCTCGGCGCTGCCGGAGGACCTGGCATCCCGGGTCGACCACGTGGACGTGCAGACCGTCGACCAGATCTCCCTGGTGCTCAGGGACGGTCGGGTGGTGGTCTGGGGGAGTGCCGAGCAGTCCGACGACAAGGCATCGGTGCTGGCGGCCCTGCTGAAGGCGCGCGAGGCCCGCCGGTACGACGTCAGCGTTCCCGGCCAGCCGGTCACCTCCGACTGAGCGGACCTCCCCGGAGGCCCAGATCTCACGACCTAACTGCGGCGCGCGGCGTGTCTGGACCAGTTGGGAGCCGTCGCTTGCCTATGGTCATACCCAACGCGAGGTTGACATAACTATAACCCTCAGGTTCACGGTTAGGGTTTCGCGGACCTGAGCAGCAGCACAGATCCGCTCCCCGGACCTCGCGACATCCCCTGACGATCAACCGGAGCCCGGCAACCGGCCGGCCCAGACGCAAGAGAGGCGTAGAGCCGTGGCAGCAGCCCAGAACTACCTGGCGATCATCAAGGTCGTGGGCATCGGTGGTGGTGGCGTGAACGCCGTCAACCGGATGATCGAGGTCGGACTCAAGGGTGTCGAGTTCATCGCGATCAACACCGACGCCCAGGCGTTGCTCATGAGCGACGCCGACGTCAAGCTCGACATCGGTCGAGAGCTCACCCGCGGCCTCGGTGCCGGCGCCAACCCCGACGTGGGTGCCAAGGCCGCCGAGGACCACGCGGACGAGATCGAAGAGGTCATCAAGGGCGCCGACATGGTGTTCGTGACCGCCGGCGAGGGTGGCGGCACCGGCACCGGCGGTGCCCCCGTCGTGGCCCGCATCGCGCGCTCGCTCGGTGCCCTGACCATCGGTGTGGTGACCCGTCCGTTCGCGTTCGAGGGACGCCGCCGGGCCAACTCCGCCGAGGAGGGCATCGCGCAGCTGCGCGAGGAGGTCGACACCCTCATCGTCATCCCCAACGACCGCCTGCTGTCCATCAGCGACCGCAGCGTGTCGATCCTGGACGCGTTCAAGCAGGCCGACCAGGTCCTGCTGCAGGGTGTCTCCGGCATCACCGACCTGATCACCACCCCCGGCCTGATCAACCTCGACTTCGCCGACGTCAAGTCGGTGATGGCCAACGCCGGCTCGGCCCTGATGGGCATCGGGTCCGCCCGTGGCGAGGACCGCGCGGTTGCCGCGGCCGAGATGGCGGTCTCCAGCCCCCTCCTCGAGGCCTCCATCGAAGGCGCCCACGGCGTGCTCCTCTCGATCGCCGGAGGTTCCGACCTCGGCCTGTTCGAGATCAACGAGGCGGCCGCCCTGGTCTCGGAGGCGGCCCACGCCGAGGCCAACATCATCTTCGGCGCCACGATCGACGACGCCCTCGGCGACGAGGTGCGGGTCACCGTGATCGCGGCCGGGTTCGACGGCGGCATGCCCAAGCGGCGCGAGAACAGCTCGGGCTTCAACCGTCCCGCGACCCAGACGCAGCAGCAGACCCAGCGTCCGCAGGCTCAGCGTCCGGCCACGGACCGTCCTCAGGTCGAGGCCCGCCCGCCGGTGCAGTCACCCGTGCTGGGCAACCAGCGCGAGGGTGACGCCGGGCGTGGGGGCGATGCCTCCTCCCAGCAGGGGGGACGACCCGCGCAGCAGGCCGCCCCGGCGCCGGAGCGTCCTCGGGTCCAGCGCAAGGTCGAGTTCGACGACGACGACCTGGACATCCCCGACTTCCTGAAGTGAGGACCGGGGAGTCGCGGATGTTCGTCCACACCGAGAGTGCCGCGGGAGCGGCCGGCGTGCAGGTGGCCTTCACCGACGCCACGGTCGACGTCGCGGAGCCCGCGCCGGGTCTCACCGGTACGGGCGGGCCGGGCTCGCTCCACCCCACGCTGTTGGCCCTGGGTCGCCAGTGCGGCGCCGAGGTGGTGCGGATGCGACAGGTGCACGGCTCGACGGTGCACGTGGTGGGCCCCGCCGTAACAGGCGCCGTGGCAGGGGCCGCCGCGGAGTCCGGGCCGGAGGGCGTGCCCGAGGCGGACGCCCTGGTGACCCGTCAGGCCGGTGTCGCCCTGATGGCCCGGGCGGCGGACTGCGTCCCGGTGCTCCTGGCCGATCCCGAGGTCGGCGTCATCGGCGCCGTCCATGCCGGGCGCAAGGGCGTGGTCGAGGGCGTGGTGACCGCCGCGGTCGAGCAGGTGCGGGCGCTGGGCGGTCAGGCCCTGCACGCCTGGGTGGGACCCCACGTGTGTGGTCGCTGCTACGAGGTGCCCGCGCCGATGCGTGACGCGGTCGCCGCTGTGG containing:
- a CDS encoding cell division protein FtsQ/DivIB; this encodes MTWRPRPLGQVEAAERTRRRFARRQRLRRWQVWRRVLVAVLVLVLIGTGVWLAYFSSVLAVAGVAVHGADQVSAAQVRQAAAVPAHTPLLRVDLDSVRRRVEGLAAVRSARVTRQWPDEILVSVQERAAVAVVDLGGSWRGMDSEGVVFREYDQAPATLPRVRVVGDAGRDALREAAQVVSALPEDLASRVDHVDVQTVDQISLVLRDGRVVVWGSAEQSDDKASVLAALLKAREARRYDVSVPGQPVTSD
- the ftsZ gene encoding cell division protein FtsZ; this encodes MAAAQNYLAIIKVVGIGGGGVNAVNRMIEVGLKGVEFIAINTDAQALLMSDADVKLDIGRELTRGLGAGANPDVGAKAAEDHADEIEEVIKGADMVFVTAGEGGGTGTGGAPVVARIARSLGALTIGVVTRPFAFEGRRRANSAEEGIAQLREEVDTLIVIPNDRLLSISDRSVSILDAFKQADQVLLQGVSGITDLITTPGLINLDFADVKSVMANAGSALMGIGSARGEDRAVAAAEMAVSSPLLEASIEGAHGVLLSIAGGSDLGLFEINEAAALVSEAAHAEANIIFGATIDDALGDEVRVTVIAAGFDGGMPKRRENSSGFNRPATQTQQQTQRPQAQRPATDRPQVEARPPVQSPVLGNQREGDAGRGGDASSQQGGRPAQQAAPAPERPRVQRKVEFDDDDLDIPDFLK